The Gemmatimonadaceae bacterium DNA segment CAGCATCGCGACCGACCCGATCGTGCCGATGAGGCGCGCGAGGAGATCCGCCGTCGGGAGGCCCCAGTACTGCTGACGGTCGATGAATAGCTTGAGGCCGAACCAGAAGAACGACGCGCCCATCCAGGTATACTGGAACCCGGCCTTCCACTTGCCCAGCGGCTGCGCCGCAATGACCACGCCCCGCGCCTGCGCGAAGCCGCGGAACCAAGTCATAAACACCTCGCGCGCGACGATCGGCACCAACACCCACCAGGGGAAGAAGATCGGCCCCATCCCGAAGGCGACGAAGTAGTACTGCGAACGCTCCGCCACGACGGGCAACACGCGCAGCAGCGGATCGTGGGCCGGGGCCTGCAACAGGAACATCGGCACGAAGCAACCCACGAGCAGCAGCTTGTCGGCGAGCGGGTCGAGCACCTTGCCGAGGTCGGTGATGAGGCCGCGCGCGCGGGCGATCTTGCCGTCGATGTGGTCGCTGATCGCGGTGACGAGGTACAGCGCGAAGGCAAAGAAGCGCAGCCCTACCGACTCCACGAAGGGCAGCAGCGCCAAGAACGGCGTCGCCACGATGCGCGCCGCGGAGATGAGGTTAGGGAGGTTCACGGCCGCTCCGCGGCTACGCGAGCGTCTTCAGGACCAGCTTGGACACGGCCTTGAGCGTGTCGAACACCCCGTCACCGGTGACGGCCACGGCCTCGAAGAAGTGCGCCCGCTCCACCCACACACCGTCGGCGTTCTGCTCGATGACGTTCTCGCCGGGACGGAACTGGTTGGGCGTGACCTTCTGCCGCTCGGGTTCGACCACTTCCCAACCGGGATTGAGCGTCGCCTGGAGTTCGTCCAGCGGCGCAGCGTTCGGCAGGTCGCGCTTGTTGTACTGGATGATGAACGGCATCTTCGTCAGGTCGTACCCGTACTCGGCCATATTGTCGTACAGGTTCTGCATCGCCTCGAGGTTGGCTTCCATTCGCTCGACCTGCGAGTCGGCGACGAAGACGATGCCGTCCACGCCCTTGAGGATCAGCTTGCGCGAGGCGTTGTAATAGACCTGGCCCGGCACCGTGTAGAGGTGGAAGCGGGTCTTGAAGCCGCGGATGGTGCCGAGGTCCACGGGCAGGAAGTCGAAGAACAGCGTGCGTTCCGTCTCCGTCGCCAGCGAGATGAGCTTGCCGCGGGTGTCCGGCTTCACCTTGCCGTACACGTGCTCGAGGTTGGTCGTCTTGCCGCCGAGGCCGGGGCCGTAGTAGACGATCTTGCAGTTGATCTCGCGCGAGGCGTAGTTGATCATCGACATAGTCTGTTCTCCTTAGCCGAACAGCTGGTCGATTTCATCGTCAGCACCGGCCAGGAGGCCAGGCTGCTGCGCGCCGGTCTTGCCGCGCTGGAACACCTCGTGGAACAGCTTCGTCAGCTCGCTCACCGTGTCCTTGATCTTGAGGCGCACGAGGCCGAGCGTCGTGCGGTTGTCGAAGAGCGCCACGAGGATCACGCGGCGAGCCACGTCGGCGAGGTACATCGATTCCTTCTCGCCTTGGTGGAACAGCGAATTGAAGTCGGTCTCGCCGATGAGCTGGGCCAACTGGTCGTTGGCCGAGAAGTCGGCCGCCGTGAGCGTCGCGAAGGCCGTGGGGTCGAAGTTCGGCTGCTCGCCGACGGTCGCCACCAGCTGGCCCGAGCGGTCCACCAACAGCGCGCAACGCGCGTTGGTCTCGCCCAGGAACTTCTGCAACGCCTTGGTGATGGCGCCGAAGTCCTCTTCCGTGAATGACCAGCTTGCCGACCCGACCGCCATTGACCCGTCCTATGCGAGGGCGTTCTCGAAGCGAACCAAGAGGCGCCGCGCACGACGCCGTAACACCGGATTTTGCTCCCAACCAAGGTACTCGCGCAACAGCAGGATGGAATCTGCCGACGGCCGCCCGCTGACCCATCCCAGCGCCGCCAGCCGCTTCAGCGGCCGCGGCGAGTACAGGGCCTCCTTGTGGCGCCCCTGCTCCCGCGTCCACCAGGCGTAGCCGGCCGCCGCGCCCAGCAGCAGCCCAGCCACGAAGGCTGGCCCGCGCCCGCTCACATCGCCCGCCGGGCCGCCAGGGCCTGGACGATGGTCACGCCATCCGCGTACTCCAGGTCCCCGCCAATCGGCAGACCCCGCGCCAGCCGGCTCACCGTCGCGCCGCTGGCCCGGAGCTGCTCCTGAACATACAGCGCGGTCGCCTCGCCTTCGAGCTTGGGATTTGTGGCCAAGATCACTTCCGAGACCCCACCCGCCGCCACGCGACGGACCAGGGCCTCGACCGCGAGGTCGTCCGGGCCCACGCCGTCCAAGGGCGACAGGCGTCCACCCAGCACGTGGTACTGGCCGCGGTACTCGCCCGTGCGCTCAATAGCCGGGATGTCCGAGGCCTCCTCGACGACGCAGATCACGCTGCGGTCCCGCCGCGGATCGGCGCAGAGCGCGCAGGGGCTCTCTTCGGTGAGGTTCCCGCAGGTCGTGCAGGGCCGCACCTTTTCGATGAGGGCCAGCACCGCCGTCGACAGTCGCCGCCCCTGCTCCGCCGGCTGGCGCAGCAGATGATAGGTCAGCCGCAAGGCCGACTTCCGACCGATGGTCGGCAGCCGCGACAGCTCGGTCACGAGATCGTCGATGGCCGACACGCGTCGCTCAGAACGGGAGCTTGAAGGGCAGGCCGCCGAGGCCGAGACCGCCGGCGGCCGCCTTCATTTCCGACTCGGCCAGCTCGCGGCCCTTCCGCTGGGCCTCCTGCACCGCCACGGCGAGCAGGTCCTCGAGCATCTCCACGTCGGCCGGATTTACGACCGACGGGTCGATGGAGATGCGCTTGACCGTGCCTTTGCCGTCGGCCTCGACCTTCACCATCCCGCCGCCGGCGGTGCCGGTAACGGTGAGCGCGGCGAGCTTCTCTTGCACTTCCTGCAGCTTGCCCGTCATCTGCTGGGCCTGCTGCAGCATCTTCATAAAGTCGGTCATCTCAATCGAGCAGTTCGAGGTCGAGGGCATCTGCCGCCGCGGCGAGCAGCGGGCTCTGCTTGCGCAGCATCGCCATCCGGTCGGCCTTCACGGCCCCTTCGCTGAGCCGACGCGGCGCGGCGTCCGCGTCGGCGGCGTGCACGTTGAGCCGCGAGACAGTCTCGAAGCGGCGCCGCACGGCCGCGAGGATGGCCGACTCCTGCTGGACGATGAGCTCGGCCTGTGCGGCGTCATCCACCGTCAGCGTGACCACGCCGCTGGCGGTGACGGCCGTGGGCGTGGCGTGACCGAGCGCCGCCGCGAGCAGCGCACGGCCGTCACGGACGACGCCGTCCACGATGCCCTCCCAATGCTCGACGAGCCGGTTGATCTCTAGCGGCATCGACGCGGGCTTGGCGGGCGGAGCGTCGGCGACGGCCACGCTAGGTGCGTTGCCGGGCGGGCGCTCACGCACGGCCGCTGGCGGACGCGTGGGCACGGCCTCGGCCGCAGGACCGCTGAGGCGTTGGCTGGGAGCCGGCTCCCGGGCCACCGGCGGCGCGCTGGGGGCGGCGGCCCGCATCGGGGCGCGCTCGACGCCGCTGCCGCCACCGCCGCCACCGGCCGCGCCTCCGCGCGCGGACGGCGACGCGCCTTCGCCACCGCCGCGGAGCAGCTCCTCGATGCTGACCGTGCGGTCCAGCAGGGCGCAACGCACGAGCAGGGTCTCGAAGAGCATCTGCTGCTGTCCGGAGCGCTTGAGGTGCGGCTCGATCTCCACGAGGAGCGAGAGCATTCGGAGCAAGTCGCCGGCCACGAAGTGCTTGGCCCGCTTGGGCAGCTCCTCGCGCAGCCGGTCGGAGACCTCGGGCAGCTGCCCGCCGAGCACCACGGCCAGCTGCGCGCGCAGCAACTCGGCGAACTCGCTGAGCAGCACGGTGAAGTCCACGCCGTGGTCGGCGAGGCGCGCCACGGCGGCGAAGACCTCGCCGGGGCGGCGTTCGATGATGAGATCGAGCAGCGCGAGATGCTCATCCTCGGGCACGAGGCCGAGGGCGTCACGCACGCGCTGCGCGGTGACCGCGCCGTCGCCCAGCGAGAGCACCTGGTCCGTGAGCGAGAGCGCGTCGCGCATCGAGCCGTCGGCGGCGCGGGCCAACATCGCCAACGCGTCCGACTCGGCGCTGATCTGCTCCTGTTCCAGCACCGCGCTGAGGCGCGCGCGGACGTCGGCTGGGCCGATGCGCTTGAGGTCGAAGCGCTGCACGCGCGAGAGCACCGGCGCGGCGGCTTGCTGGATCTTCTGCGGCTCGGTGGTGGCGAAGACGAACACCACGCGCGGCGGCGGCTCCTCGAGGATCTTGAGCAACGCATTCCAGGCCTCGCGTGTGAGCATATGCGCCTCGTCGATGATGTAGACCTTGTAACGGTCCTCACCGGAGGGGGCGTACATCGCGCGCTCGCGCAGGTCGCGGGCGTCGTCCACGCCCCGGTTGGAGGCGGCGTCGATCTCGACGACGTCGAGCGAGGCGCCGCCGCCCCAGACGCGGGCGCAGGAGGGGCACTCGCCGCAGGGTTCTCGGTCCTCGCGGCGCCGCTCGCAGTTGAGCGCCATTGCCAGCACGCGGGCGAGGGTGGTCTTGCCCGTGCCGCGGGGCCCGCAGAAGAGGTAGGCGTGGGCGATTCGGTCCGTCAGGATCGCGTTCCGCAGGGTGTTCGCGACGTGCGACTGCACGGCCACGTCGGCGAACTTCCGGGGGCGATACTTCCGCGCGAGGGCGAGCGACATAGGCGGTGAATTTACGCTACGGGGCGGGGTTCTGCACGAAGACTGCTGTTCACCACAGAGGACACAGAGGGCACAGAGAACTGCAACGGCGAACCGCTCTTAACGCAGAGACGCAGAGGGGCGCAGAAAACTACAACTGCTTTTTGGGGGGCTCGCGCCGATAGGTCGGTGCAAGCCCCCAAAGAAGAAGCAGTTGCAGTCGCCGTGCTCTGCGCCCTCTGCGTCTCTGCGTTGAACCGGCAGTGGCAGTTCTCTGTGTCCTCTGTGCCCTCTGTGGTGAAAAAAAACGCGCGAGGAGCAAGCCGAACCGGCTGCTCTCTCGCGCGAGTGTCCCAGGTCTGACGAGGCGACGACGACGTCACGTACCGTTGCTGCCTTTCGGCCCTGGCGGGGTTGGCGGGCCGAAGCCCCCCGGGACCTGGAACACCCGAAAGATACGCCCGCCGAGGCGCTGGCGGCACCCCGTGGGCCCGCGCCGACCCCCTAGCCGCGCGGTGGCGCCCCGCGCCCCGCCGGCCCCGTGTGCCGCAACGCGGCCTCCGTGCGGTTCTTCACGCCCAGCTTCTGATAGAGGTGCTGGACGTGGAACTTCACCGTGTTCTCCGACAGCGAGAGCCGCGCCGCGATCTGCACGTTGGTCAGGCCCTCGGCCAGCAGGGCCCAGACTTCGCGCTCACGAGCGGTGAGGTCCGTTCCGCCGCCGCGCGTCGTGCGCGCCTCCAGCCAGCGCCGCGCCGCCTGCGGGAACACCAACTGCCCCTCCACCACCTGCCGGATGGCGCTCAACGTCTGCTGCGGGCTCGCCGTCTTGAGCGCGAGGCCCTCGGCGCCCGATTCCAGCACCGAGCGGATCGTCTCGCCGTCGTGGTAAGCCGTCAGTACCAGCACGCGCGGCGCCTCGGGCATCGCCCGCAGCTCGCCGATGATCTCGGTGGCACGCAGGCCCCCGAGCTCGTAGTCGAGCACGACGACCTCGGGCGTGTGACGGCGCACCAGCGCGACGACCTCGGCACCGTCCGTGGTGGCGCCCACGACCTGCATATCGCGCTCGCTGTCGAGCAACGCACGCAGGCCCTCGAGCACGATGCCGTGGTCGTCGGCGAGCACGATGCTGATCTGTCGGTCGTGGGTCACGAGTCGGCGGGGACGGTCACGGTGAGTGTGGTGCCTTTGCCGGGAACGGAGGTAATGGCGAAATGGCCGCCGAGCATCGCGACCCGGTCCTGGATGCCGCGCAAGCCGAAGTGCCCGCCCTCGACGCCGACGTCGGCCTCGCGCGCGAGCACCGACGACGAATCGAAGCCCCGGCCGTCGTCGGTGACGATCATCCGCAGATCGTTGTCCACGCGCTCGACGGTCACGGCCTGCCGTGTGGCCATCGCGTGCCGATGCCCGTTGGCCAGCGCCTCCTGCAGGATGCGGTACAGGGCGATCTTCACCGGCAACGAGCACTCGCCCAGCGATTCCTCGAACGAGCACTCCACCGCC contains these protein-coding regions:
- a CDS encoding GTPase domain-containing protein, with amino-acid sequence MSMINYASREINCKIVYYGPGLGGKTTNLEHVYGKVKPDTRGKLISLATETERTLFFDFLPVDLGTIRGFKTRFHLYTVPGQVYYNASRKLILKGVDGIVFVADSQVERMEANLEAMQNLYDNMAEYGYDLTKMPFIIQYNKRDLPNAAPLDELQATLNPGWEVVEPERQKVTPNQFRPGENVIEQNADGVWVERAHFFEAVAVTGDGVFDTLKAVSKLVLKTLA
- a CDS encoding CDP-alcohol phosphatidyltransferase family protein, with product MNLPNLISAARIVATPFLALLPFVESVGLRFFAFALYLVTAISDHIDGKIARARGLITDLGKVLDPLADKLLLVGCFVPMFLLQAPAHDPLLRVLPVVAERSQYYFVAFGMGPIFFPWWVLVPIVAREVFMTWFRGFAQARGVVIAAQPLGKWKAGFQYTWMGASFFWFGLKLFIDRQQYWGLPTADLLARLIGTIGSVAMLVALALTLISLGDYLVRHRSVFVSGR
- a CDS encoding roadblock/LC7 domain-containing protein; the encoded protein is MAVGSASWSFTEEDFGAITKALQKFLGETNARCALLVDRSGQLVATVGEQPNFDPTAFATLTAADFSANDQLAQLIGETDFNSLFHQGEKESMYLADVARRVILVALFDNRTTLGLVRLKIKDTVSELTKLFHEVFQRGKTGAQQPGLLAGADDEIDQLFG
- the dnaX gene encoding DNA polymerase III subunit gamma/tau, translated to MSLALARKYRPRKFADVAVQSHVANTLRNAILTDRIAHAYLFCGPRGTGKTTLARVLAMALNCERRREDREPCGECPSCARVWGGGASLDVVEIDAASNRGVDDARDLRERAMYAPSGEDRYKVYIIDEAHMLTREAWNALLKILEEPPPRVVFVFATTEPQKIQQAAAPVLSRVQRFDLKRIGPADVRARLSAVLEQEQISAESDALAMLARAADGSMRDALSLTDQVLSLGDGAVTAQRVRDALGLVPEDEHLALLDLIIERRPGEVFAAVARLADHGVDFTVLLSEFAELLRAQLAVVLGGQLPEVSDRLREELPKRAKHFVAGDLLRMLSLLVEIEPHLKRSGQQQMLFETLLVRCALLDRTVSIEELLRGGGEGASPSARGGAAGGGGGGSGVERAPMRAAAPSAPPVAREPAPSQRLSGPAAEAVPTRPPAAVRERPPGNAPSVAVADAPPAKPASMPLEINRLVEHWEGIVDGVVRDGRALLAAALGHATPTAVTASGVVTLTVDDAAQAELIVQQESAILAAVRRRFETVSRLNVHAADADAAPRRLSEGAVKADRMAMLRKQSPLLAAAADALDLELLD
- the recR gene encoding recombination mediator RecR, with amino-acid sequence MSAIDDLVTELSRLPTIGRKSALRLTYHLLRQPAEQGRRLSTAVLALIEKVRPCTTCGNLTEESPCALCADPRRDRSVICVVEEASDIPAIERTGEYRGQYHVLGGRLSPLDGVGPDDLAVEALVRRVAAGGVSEVILATNPKLEGEATALYVQEQLRASGATVSRLARGLPIGGDLEYADGVTIVQALAARRAM
- a CDS encoding response regulator transcription factor, coding for MTHDRQISIVLADDHGIVLEGLRALLDSERDMQVVGATTDGAEVVALVRRHTPEVVVLDYELGGLRATEIIGELRAMPEAPRVLVLTAYHDGETIRSVLESGAEGLALKTASPQQTLSAIRQVVEGQLVFPQAARRWLEARTTRGGGTDLTAREREVWALLAEGLTNVQIAARLSLSENTVKFHVQHLYQKLGVKNRTEAALRHTGPAGRGAPPRG
- a CDS encoding YbaB/EbfC family nucleoid-associated protein; amino-acid sequence: MKMLQQAQQMTGKLQEVQEKLAALTVTGTAGGGMVKVEADGKGTVKRISIDPSVVNPADVEMLEDLLAVAVQEAQRKGRELAESEMKAAAGGLGLGGLPFKLPF